GCATTCTGTGAAAATTCTCCTTCCAGTGCAATATCAATATCTACTTCAATCGAAATTTTTGGAGCAACATCAGCATACTTTTTATTAATTTTTTCTATTCCAAAAACCTGATTATCAAAAATTAATAAGTCTCCTGCAAGATTGTTTCCTTTATCGATATGCAATCCGGCTTCATTGGTGAGTATCGTGTATTTGCTGTCATCAATTTGTTTTCCAATCCAGATTGTTAGATAAGTAATCAAAAAAGCCTGTAATGAACTCGAACCCATAATGTCTTCAACATTTTTCGTTTTGGCCAAAACCTCACGGTAACCTTTTCTGTATAAAGGTTTGCCGTCAATTATTTCATGGATCAAAACGCTGGGTATTTCTGTATCAGAATTTTTTGTCAAAACACTGTCAGGTCCGATTGAAGCTATCATAATACTTATTTTTTATGCAAATTGTGAACCTTCATTCGCAAGATATTCGCCTACATGACAGACAATCCCATCCAAAATTTCAACATCTCTATTCCAGTCAAATGTCTCCCATTCACCCTCGACCGTAGCAATCATTACCTTTTTCGATTCTGTCAAAAACCAGATTACTTTTTCTGCACCAAATTCCAACAGCTTTTTTGTCTTTATAGTAATGTAACCCATTTCTGTAAATTCTTCCAGTTCAATATCCAAATCGATTTCAATAGAAATCTTCGGCGGAACATTGGAGTAATGCTTGTTGATTTTATCAATTGTCAAAACATTTTTATCGAAAATAAGAATATCGCCTGCAAGATTATTTCTTCTGTCCAGATGCATTCCTGCTTCGTTAGTTGCGATAAGATATTTTGTTCTGTTGATTTCAGAATAAAGAATACCCAAAATATAATCAATGATAAAAAACTGTAATGAACTCGAACCCATGATATCTTCGATCTTTTTCGTTTTGGCCAAAACCTCACGGTATCCCTTTCTGTATAAAGGTTTACCGTCAATTATTTCATGGATCAAAACGCTGGGTATTTCATTGGCAGAAATCTCTGTGGAAACTTTGCCCGGACCTGGTGAAGCTATCATAGTCATTCGATTTGCTATATTCAAATAGTACTGATGCGTTAAGTTTTATTCATCAAATAGGTTCCATTGTTCATTGACATTTTGATTGATTTGACATTCAGTAAGAAGCTCTTTTAATGGAGTTTTGTCGAAAGCAGATATGCCCAATATTTGCATGATCTCATATATAGAGAGATTGCTTTTCAAGGTATGTTTGAGATAAGCTACTATTAAATAAGTGCTTATAGCAACCCATATGTGGATATTGACTGCATTTTCGGAATGTCCCCAGAGCGTTTTGATAGTCAGGTTTTGTTTGACCCACTTAAAAAAAATCTCTATTTGCCATCTTTTTTTGTAAAGTTTTGCTATTTCGAGCGCAGAAAGCATATCGTTGTTTGACAGGAAAGACAGAAGAATTTCTTTTTCATCATCGTAATATTCTACCAGCCGTAGCGGTTCGGGATATAGTTTGCTGGACTTATATCCATTGAGTATGATGGTTTTATCACTCCTGAGCCCTGACGTAGGATCAATGTTGAAATTGCTTTCTATGACCGTGTAATCCATTGTGCTCTTTGCTCTTGAGATAAAAAAGGCTCCGGACTCATTCATATCGTATAAGGCTGCAAAATCGATGTAAGCTTTATCCATGATATAGATCGCTCCTGGTGATACTAACAGCTCGTCAAGTATATTACTATCATGGTATTTGCCGTCGGTAACAAGGATAAAGGATGGGATATTTCCTCTCAGATCCAAAAGTGTATGTATTTTTATGGCTCCCCGTGAATACTTTCCTGGCGCCCAGGTGAACAGTTTCAGGCTTAGGGAAATCGTTGTTGAATCCAGTGCAAACACCTCATTTCGAACACTGACATTGGGAACTGGATTTATAGCATACAAGGGTCTGACCAAGTCTATAAGGTACTGCCCGAAGTCGGCATATATTCTCCAGTCTCTGCTCTCATTTGCACGTGAAAGTGTGGACTGATTAACGTGGCTTCTGATTCCAAGGTGATAAAGTTTGTTTTTATGTGCTTTCAGGCAAGTGCAGATGTCACGTAAGGAATTACGAGAAGTCAATTGACCAAAAAACAGTTGAATAAATTGGTTCCAGCAATTGAATTCTCGTGTGCGGAAATCGCCATTGTACTTTGATACACATTTTTCAAACTCATAATGGTCAATAAAATGCAAAAGCTGAGCAAAAACGTACTTTCCTGAATTCATAGCCTTGTGTAAAAGCCACAAAGCTAAAGGGCAAATCAAATCAAAAAATCAAAGAACGTTCGTAATTAATTTATTTACAACGTGTTATAAGTATTTTTAAAAAGTTAACGCATCACTAGTAATATTCAAATATAAAAATATGCTTTGACAATTCCTTGATATGCTTAGTAATAAGCGAATTATGATTATCAGCTTGCTTTTCGGTCATTTAATTTCAGCTTAAAACAAAAAAGCAGCGGAATCGAATTCCGCTGCCTAATATAAATGTCAAATTTAAGCTTATTCTACCACGCTCAATTTAACTGCGTTAGTTTTACGCTGTTTTGAAACCGGCATGCTCAATGTATTAATAAAGACATCACCTTTTTTCAATTCACCTTTTTCGATAAGGAAAAGTTTGATGTCTTCAATTAAATCATCTGTTGAAACACCCTGATCTTTATCGTAGAAGAACACTTTTGTTCCCCAATAAAGCGCCAACGTGTTCATCAAAACTTTGTCAGAAGTGAAGATCAACAAGCTTGCTTTCGGACGGTGATGCGAAAGACGGAAAGATGTGTATCCGGAACGCGTAACACCGATGATCGCAGCAGCACTTGTATCACGTGCCAGACGGCATGCGCTCATTACTACGTTATCATTCAGTTTGTCGATACCCGGTTTTTCGTTAACATGCGAGTGATATTTGAAATAAACAGCATTTGTGTTTTCTTCCACTTTTTCGATCGTACGGCTCATGCTTTCAACAGCAAGCAAAGGATATTTTCCTGACGCTGTTTCAGCGCTAAGCATTACTGCATCAGCTCCATCCAATACCGAATTTGCAACGTCATTAAGTTCTGCACGGGTCGCGCGAGGACTTTCGATCATACTTTCAAGCATCTGAGTTGCAACAATTACCGGTTTCCCTGCTTTGTTACATTTTTCAACGATCATTTTCTGGATCATCGGAACTTCTTCTGCTGGCAATTCAACCCCCAAATCTCCACGGGCAACCATGATACCATCCGCTGCTTCGATGATTTCATCGATGTTAGCAATAGCCTCAGGTTTTTCAATTTTCGCGATCAAACGGGCAAATTTTCCTTTGTTTGCGATGTATTCTTTTACTTTAACAATTTCAGAAGCAGTACGCACAAACGAAAGTGCTACCCATTCCACGTTATGTTCCAGTCCGAAATCAAGATCTTCGTAATCTTTCGTTGTAACCGAAGGCATTGAAACACGTGTATTTGGCAGGTTAACACCTTTTTTAGATTTCAGCAAACCTCCATAAACAACCTGGGTGATTACATCGCTTCCGTCAATTCCTGTTACCAGAACTTCAAGCTTACCATCGTCCATCAAAACACGGTCACCAACTTTTACGTCGTTGTACATGCCATCGTAAGGAGTACTTACTTTTTCAGCTGTACCTAAAACCTCTGTGTTGGAAAGAATAAGTTTATTTCCAGCCTCGATCAATACACCATCTTTTTCAGCTACGAGTCCGATACGGATTTTTGGTCCCTGCAAATCTTGTAAAATGGCAAGGTTCAATCCGAATTCTTCGTTTATTTCACGAATAGTATTAAGCCTGGCCAGGTGGTCTGCATGCGTACCATGAGAAAAGTTTAGACGAAAAACATTTACGCCGGCAACTGCCAAAGCATGAAGCATTTCTTTTGTTTCTGATGTTGGGCCTACGGTAGCAACAATTTTGGTTTTCTTGGAAGACATAGAGTTAATTGCAGTATTATATGAATTTACTAAACACAATCCACATCAATGACGACGTGGACGCCTTTTATGGTTTTATCGGTTAGAATATCAATGACTTTTTCTTGTATAAACGACTTTGCCGCCTTAAAATTAATCTTTTCTCGTTCAAGTTTGATGAGAATGTCGAACAAAAACTGATTTCTTACTCTTTCAACCAACGGAGGCTCCGGTCCGAGCACGCGACTTTGACCTAAATTGGCCGTTAATTTTTCTGCCAAAGCAACTGCGGCACGTTTCGAAGTTGCCTCGTCGATATGCTTGATTGTTATTTTGATCAACCGGGTAAATGGCGGATAATGGTATTGCTCACGCTCCACAATCTCAGCATCATACATGCCCGTGTAATCATTTTGAATAATTCTTTCCAGTATTTTCTGAGCCGGATTTGCTGTCTGGATTAAAACTTTTCCCGGTTTGTCAGCTCTTCGTCCGGCTCTTCCGCTTACCTGCGTAAGCATTTGAAAAGCACGTTCCGATGCCCTGAATTCCGGAAAGTGAATAATTCTGTCTGCATCAAAAATGCCCACCATACTCACATTGTCAAAATCCAGACCTTTGCTAACCATCTGGGTACCAACCAAAATATCCGTTCCTCCTTCTTCAAATTCCTGGATAATCTGCTGATATGCATTTTTTGCACGCGTCGTATCAAAATCCATTCTCTGAACCCTGGCGGCTGGTAAAAGCAAATGCAGCTCTTCTTCAATTTTTTCAGTCCCGTATCCGATTGTTTTCACCCGGGTTGAACCGCAGGCAGGACAAGTCCTTGGTACTTCTTCCTTATGTCCGCAATAATGGCATCGAAGTTCCCGAGCTTTCATGTGGTATGTAAGACTTACATCACAATTGGCACATTCGGAAATCCAGCTGCATTCTTCACACTGCATGTAGGGAGAATAACCGCGGCGATTCTGGAATAAAATCGTTTGTTCTTTATTATTTAAATTTGATTCAAGATGTTGGAGCAAAACTGATGAAAATTCATTTTTCATCGTTTTCTGCTTTTTTTCTTTTTTTGTGTCAATTAAAACAAAAGTAGGCAAAGCTGCATTACCAAATCGTTGTGTTATTTCAACCAAACCGTAACGGCCGCTTCTGGCGTGATAATAACTTTCCAGTGAAGGCGTTGCAGAACCCAGTAATGTTTTTGCTTTGTGCATATAAGCCATAATCACGGCTACGTCACGAGCATGATAGCGTGGAGCCGGGTCATGTTGTTTGTAGGAAGTTTCGTGTTCTTCATCCACAATAATCAGCCCGAGATTATCAAAAGGCAAAAATATTGCGGAACGAACGCCAACTACAAACTGGAATTTCCCATCCAGAATCCCTTTCCAGACTTCAACGCGTTCATTATCGGAAAATTTGGAATGATAAATTCCCATCGCATCACCGAAAACTTTTCGTAAACGGACTACGATTTGTGTTGTTAAAGCAATTTCAGGCAGCAGAAATAAAACCTGCGATCCGCTTTCCATTGCCTGTTTGATCAGTTCAATATAAACTTCTGTTTTTCCACTTCCCGTAATTCCATGCAAAAGCACAACTTCCTTTTCAGAAAAAGCTTCGTGAATTTCCTTGAAGGCGGTTTGCTGGGATTCTGTCAAATTAACAATTGCCGGCGGACCAAGCGGAATATCAGCAAAGCGGGAAACGATAATATCAAACTGTTCAAAAACTCCTTTTTTAATCAGGGTTTGCAAAGCAGAATCTGATAAGCCGTCGTCTTGTGAAAAGATTGATTTATCCAATCCTTTTTGATTCAGATCAGCATGATTATAAACCGGAACGTGGCTTAAATACCGCATCAAAATATCCTGCTGTTTCGGGATTTTATCAAGGGAAGCGGTTAATTCAACCAAGGATTTTTCAGATACAAAGGCGGAAGTCAAACGTATTTTCTTGACAACTTTTGGCTTATATTTTTCTTTAACTTCTTCAAAAAGAATGATAGCACGTTTCCCAACCAATGATTTTATTACAGCTGTAATATTTGTCTGATTGACCAATCTGGCCACTTCTTCATAAGAAAGTGTCGCATGTTTTTTTATTTCATCAAGAATAAACCGTTCCTGATCTGTCAGCAATTCTTCATAATCAAATTCAGGATTATGCTGAATTCTTGACTGACTTGTAATTTTCAATCCGGCCGGAAGTGCCACATTTAATACCTCACCGATATTACACAGATAATATTCTGAAACCCAGTTGAAAAGTTCGAGTTGCTTGGTTGTGATAATCGGCTCATCATCAAGTAATTCGAGAATATATTTAGCCTGATACTGAGCCGGAGGATTGGAATGAATGTTGGCAACAACGGCTGTGATAACCCGGTTTTTCCCAAATTGTACAATCACCCGGGCACCTACCTTAATCATCTCAGCCATCGTTCGCGGAACTCTGTAAGTGAAGAGCCTCGGAACAGGAACCGGAAGAATTAAATCGGCGAATAAGGTAATTTCGTCCTCAAAAAGGGAGGTCATTGGCAAAATCTGTTTTATTTACTTTTAAAATAGGGCAAAAGATCCTTCTGATCTATCTTTCTAACATCAAAAAAGACATTGTTCAATTGGTCGAAGTCAGAATCAGTTGTAATCAATTGAAGTCCCAGGAGTGCAGCAAGGGATGCAATCCAGAGATCATTTTTTCCCATATTTCTCGGTGTGGCAAAAAGATAAGTTTTAAATGCAGGATTAGCTATTTGCGAATAAGCATCAATTTTAGTGTAAATATCAACATTAAAATTACTGACATCAACAATATTGACCTGGTCTAAAAAGATATCAAGCAAATCCCTTCTTTTGCTTCCCCAATTATTTTGCAACGCTATGGATTTAATTTCTGCTTCTGAAACAACGGAAACATATAGTGGTAAGTTCTCTGGATTAAGAAAGCTGATTATACCGTATCCGTCAGAAGCTCTTATAACGGCAAGAATTATATTTGTATCAAATAGAAGATTCATTACTTGGTGGCATCAAGCTGAGCCATTAATTTTTCCCATTCCTCTGATGTAAATGGTTCGGCAGATTCAGCACCTCCGGAAGCCAGGATTTCCTCAGGAGAATGTGAAGTATGTGTTTTAAACAAACTAGTTTTGTTAGAATTTAACTTGGTTTTCATAGTGATTCCTTTTATAAATTCAAATATACAAAATAATAACTTGGAGCTATGAAGTACTGGAACCAGCTACTAATCTTCAATCTGTTTATTAGTGTCTTTTGGGCAACCTGCTTGTATGACGAATATGTAGAATTCTGATTTCTGTTGTTTTAACCCGGAATGAAATGCGATATCTTTCAAATTCAAATGCGCGGAAGCTGCCATCATTATCGATTTTATATCGATCTAAGGATTGATAATGAAAAGTTTCCGGTAAAGATCGAATTCTGTTTAAAATTTCTTTTTCAACTTTTTCCGCATATTCCTGAAACTCGTTTTCTTCAATAAATTGAATGATGTCAAGTAATTGCTTAATCGCCGACTTATTCCACTTGATTTTCATTAAATAGATTGGCGTCTTTTGTCGAAAAATGCCTCTACATCATTTTGATGAACAAAATTTCCATTCTCAATTTCAGAATCCGCCTTGTCCAGCGATCGATTATATTCATGTATAAAGTTTTTAGAAATTTGTTCGTCTTCCTCAAACTCCGTCTTATATTCAATAGCCAGACTATCCAAAAAAGCCAGAATAACTTTTTCTTCCTGCTCATTCCGTGTATTTACTAGAATATTCATAGGACTAAATATTATAATGAATCAGACTATTTCACCAGTTTACTGGTAATCAAATTTACATCTTTGAATTCAACAGAACTATTTCTTTTAAAGTTTTATTGAATGACCTCTACTTCCAGAACAGTCGTATTTTCCCAACTAATCATCGCATTAAATAATTTAATATGACTGTAATCAGAAATGTCGTTTTCTGAGATTCGGGCTTCTTCAATAATACCGGAATCTAAAAGAAATGCTCTTTGCGTACCTGGTAAAAGTGGCGAATCAGGTGTGAACCATTGTCCATCTTTTTGGAAAGCAACATTACAATATAATGTATCTGTAACCATTCCGTTTTTGATGATCAGAATTTCTTCTGCATCGCCGCGCTTTTCATAAAGATTATTCAACGAGGTTCGATCATCGTATTTGAATGAATAATCAATTGTATCATCATACACGGGCCGAATTTTTGTGATTGTCCGAAAATTATATGGCTCCCATTTTATGTTATCTATTTTTTCCGAATAAGCTAATCTGCATTTATAATATCCATCAGTAATGTTATCAGGAACTGAGATCAATTCCGCTAAATTCCATGAATCCGTAAAACCAAATAATTCCGTTCTGGTTTTATTCAGACGCGCTTCATGATAAGATAAATTGACCAGCTGACGATTTTTGACACAAATCGTTTCAAAGCACAATGGAAGGGACATGGGCAAATGGTAAATAAACTTTATCGATTAATTCCTGGTATTCACTATTTGCATCACTTTTGGCCGTGATTCCGCCTCCGCTTTTGAAAACAAGTTTTCCGTTTTGATTTTCGATATACCGGATCATCACGGCACTTTCAAAGTTTTCACCATCGAAATAACCCATGACGCCTGTGTAATAACCACGATTATAACCTTCTGCATCTTTAATGATTTTCAAAGTGCTGGGTTTTGGTGCGCCGCTGATGGAGCCGGCGGGAAGCAGTTTCAGTAATAAATTTCCAAATTCACCATCGAATTCGTCGGGCAAAATTCCTGCAATTTCGGAGCTTACCTGTAAAAGTGTCTTCTGGTTTGTTTCAATTTGTTCAATATAACGATAACGTTCAAGCCAGACTTTATCGGCAACCATACTGATATCATTTCTGATCAGATCAACAATCGTGGCATGTTCCGCAGCTTCTTTTGGGTTAGATAAAATGACGTTTTCTGCGTCAGGAAAAGAAGCGTCGATTGTGCCTTTCATTGGAAAGGATGAAATTTTCTTTTCTTTTATTTTGATAAAAATTTCAGGTGAAAAACAGACAAACTGATCTTTTAACCAAAATCTGTAAGGTGCTTTACTGTATTGAAAAATATCTTTTAGTCCAAGATTTGTTTCAATTTGTGTTGGAACCGAAAGATTCACTAAAAAGGAATTTCCCGCTTTAAGATTGTTGACTACATGATTGAATTTCGCTTGATATTCATCAAATGAAATTGGGTTTTTTGTGAAATGAAAATCGGGCAAAAATCCATTTCTTTTATTCTCTGAATAATTGGTAAATCCATTAAAATCAAATAAGGTTTCTGACGAATCAACCTCATCCAAACGCCAGGCAACAGGTTTTTCCAACAAAAAGTCAATAAGAAAGACAAACGGAATTTTCCGTTTCCCCCAATCGTTGAGGCATTTTGAGAAATTTTGTTTCGTGTTTGTCAATTGAAAAAATAATAATTGTAACAGGTACTTTTAACAGTCTGCAAATTTACAAAGTTCAGAAACCAATCGTTTAAATAAAGAGTTAGAACTATTATAAGGATTTAAGAAAGTGGTCAGATAAAACGTTTTGGCCGTAATCTTTTTAAATTTACTACTGAATGCCGGAAGTCAAAGGCTGACAGCAATTCCAACCAAGATTTCGAAACCAGACTCATGCATATTCACGACGTTATCATTATCGGCGGAGGCCCATGCGGACTTGCCATGGCAATTGAAGCTACCAAAAATGGTCTTGATCATTTAATTCTTGAAAAGGGAAATATCACAGAATCCATCCGCAATTATCCGCGTCGGATGCGTTTTTTTTCAACGGCTGAAAATATAGAAATAGGAGGGATTCCTTTTGCAATCTCGGAAGTAAAAGCGAACAGAAACGAAGCATTGCAGTATTATCGTAAAGTGGCGGGATATTACAATCTTAATTTCAAGCTTTTTGTGGATGTTGATCGTACGGAAAAACAAGCTGACGGAACATTTCTTGTTTATGCAAATGACGGTCAGATTTTTCAATCAAAAACTGTCGTGCTGGCGACTGGATATTTTGATGTGCCTCGCAAGCTAAATGTCCCAGGTGAAAATTTGCCGCATGTTTCTCATTATTATGATGAACCATTTAAATATTCCTATACCAATGTGGTTTTAGTTGGCGGTTCCAATTCTTCGGTAGAGGCGGCTTTGGAATTATATCGTCACGATGCACACGTCACGATTGTACATAAAGAAGCTGATTTCCGTACTAAAGTTAAATACTGGTTGGTTCCGGATGTGAAAAACCGTGTGAAGGAAGGTAAAATTCATACACGTTTTAATAGCATTACCAAGGCGATTGAACCCGGAAGAATCCAGATTGAAAATATAGAAACCGGTGAATTGGAATGGCTGCCGGCTGATTTTGTATTTCTGCTGGTAGGTTATCTTCCGGACGAGCATTTACTATTCCGATGTGGAATCGTCCTTGACCCGCAAACCAAAGTGCCAACTTTTGATCCTGAAACATTTGAAACAAATATTCCGGGCCTGTACTTGTGCGGAACGGTAATGGCTGGCGTGTTTACGGAGAAGATATTTATTGAAAATGGCCGTGATCATGCGGCGGCAATTGCTGATCATTTGATGGGACGGGAAGTGAGAAAGGTAAAGGAGTTGATTGACAGGATTTGATTAATGTTTTAAATCAAGCGGTGATAAGTTCAATTTGTGATGTGTACAATTTGAATTTATCGTCAGCTGAAATGATAGTTATATTTTCTGTTAAAGCGGTGGAAAGAATAAGTCGGTCAAAAGGGTCTTTATGTATTTCTAATAATGGAATTTGACCATAATTAGAAATATGTTTTTCCGTAATTGACAATATTTTAAAACCATTCTGATTAACTACTGAAATTATGTCTTCTATTGATGCTGGAAATTCTGATAACTTATTAGTTTTTCTGCTTAATAGCAATTTCATAAATACTTACCATACTAACATAAATAAAATTATCTACGTCTGTTAATATGCTTAAAATTTCATTACTCAATCTTTTATCGTCAAGTTGAAACCAAATAAGTATTTGTGTGTCAATAAAATAATTCATTACATATAATCTTTCATTTCATCCAATGGTTCATCAAAATCATTGGGAGTTGACATAGGTTTCCCTGCCAGATGTTGTAAGCGATTAAGCCCACCCGGTTGACGTTTTTGTTTTTCAGTCGTTTCAATTTCTTCTAGAAAAAGAACAACAACCTTAGATTTATTTTTAGTTGGAGGAGTTTCGCTGAGTGTTAAAACGCCATTTTCAAAAATTCCGCTGATTGAAGTATACATAGTTTTTCTGAATGTTTTCATCAAATTACTAAATTTTGGGTTTGAAAAGAATCGTTGACAATATTTTCTGTCAGTTTCTCACTCCGCAAACACCAATCTCCTCTTCTTTTTCTTCCTCGAAATTTTCTCTATTTTTCCAATCAATCCTTTTCCTCCAACCGCATAACCTACATTTCCAGCGAAGCTGACCGCATGAAAAGGTTCAGTGCCAACGGGTATCCACGTTTTTCCCTGGTTTACAGAAGAGCTGCTTCCTGATGGGCCAACGGCCACCAAAGCAACATCGTCTGAGCGGATCTGTGTATCGCCGTTCCAGGTTGAGTAGTGTTTGTGATAAATTGCGACAGCTTCTTTTAGTCCAAGAGGTTTGGTGCTGGTGCCATATTTCCAGGTCTCTCCGCCATCGTCAGTAAGCAGAACATTTCTGGTTGTGTCAGAAATATTTTTGTAATCTCCACCTACTGCGATTCCATCCTTTTTAGACCAGAAATGCAAACCGAAAATTCCACTTGTCGGACCAGCCGGCATTGGTGTTTCGGCTACTTTCCAGTGCCGACCGAAATCTTCGGAACGGAAAACACGAGCCATTTTACCTCCGCCGGTTCCTATAAAAACTTTATCTTTTCCAACTGCCAAAATAGAAGTTCCGCTTGCTGCAAATGATGCTTCGCCGGGTTGCCCTTCGGGACGGTTTTCCAGTGGTAATTCCTGCCAGGTTTTTCCTCCGTCTTCTGTTGTCAATATAAATAATCTGCCGTTTAAAGGATCGCCAAGGCATATTCCCTGGTTTTTATTCCAGAAATCAATACCATCCAAAAATACCCCGGTTTGTGTAGATTGGTACACAAGATTCCAGGTTTCTCCGCCATCTTCTGTGCGGTATATCCTGGCTCTTCCGGTTTCCGCTAATCCGGCACTCATGGCAACTGCGGTTTCACGGCCAAATGCATGTATATCACGGAAATCCAATGAATCACCACCAGGAACTTTCATGACAGACCAGCTTTTTCCGCCATTAACGGTGCGTAAAACAGTTCCGGATGATCCTCCGATCCAGCAAGTCGTTGGAGTAACAGCATGCACTCCACGCATATTGACCACCGTTTTTATTTTTAATATATCCCATTGCGCATATGTATTTGTAGAACTCAGGCATGTAGCTGATAGAATTATCAGGAAAATTGCAAAATAATGGTTTAACAGGAGGTTGGATAGTCTTTTTGGCACGGTATTTGAGTAAATTTAGTTAACTATGTATTTTACATCACACAAATAAAAATTTGTTATGAACAAGAATCAGAAATTTCTAATAGGAACGCTAAGCGCTTTGGTTACAGGTGTTGCAATTGGTTTGTTAGTTGCCCCAAAGAAAGGGAAAGATACGCGTAAGCTGATTAAAAGTAAAGCATATGATTTAGGCGATACTGTAAAAAGCAAAGCGGGTGATATCGGAGGAACAGCTAAGGATACATATGAAAAGAGCCTTGAAGAACTTTCAATCTTAGCTGACAAATTGAAAGAAGGGTTCTTTAAAAATGTTAATGTGGCAAAAGACAAAGCTGGTTCGGTAGCGGATAACGTTAACGAAAAAGTTAGAAGTGTTGTAAACCACAATGTATAATTGACTAATATTTAGTAATATATATGGGCCGATCCTCTTGGATCGGCCTTTTTTGTGGATTGTAAAAGCGTTTTTTCAAACGAATATTATCCAATTACACTTCCTAATTCTTTCGCCGCGGCCATACTGATTCCTTTATAAAAAATGTACTCATTCATCAGTTCATTTTCTTCATCTTCGGTTTTTGCTTTCTTTAATTGTTCCATACAGATTTTCATCTTTTCTTCAATAAAAGCTTTTTTCAGACGAAGAATATTGATGAAACTGCTTTTATCCAGCATATCAAGTTCTGACGGCACATAAATCTCAAATTTTTCCGTCCACAGCGTACTCAGTTCATATTTGTTTGTAAGCCAGCCAATCGTCAGATTTCGGACTTCTGCTTCATGATGATTCTGAAAATAATCTGTTTGCAAAACAACATCGCGACTATGATTTTCACGGAAAAGAGTCAAAAGGTGGTGAAAAACAGGATCTTTAAAATCAATTCCCTGAATTTCTCCCAGGACATATGCACAAACAGAAATGGTTGGTTCAAGCTCATGGGCTCCGTATAGAATCAAAAGACGTATAAACGCTTCCTCCTGATAATAAAGTTTTGTCCGCTGACTTGATTCTTCCACTTCTGTTGAAGCCGGACCAGATGATTCCGATTCAAAGAAATCTGGTGGTGGTCCGTCATCAGAAAATGGAATATCCTGAGGACCTTGCGGTATTGCAGGACGATTACCTCGTTCCTGAGGTTTTGGCTGCGTGTGAAGTTTCCTGAGTAATTTATTCCCTTCCGAAATAAGCATTTGCTCATCGACTTTCATCATTTCTGATGTGCGATGAAAAAATACCTGGCG
The sequence above is drawn from the Dyadobacter subterraneus genome and encodes:
- the priA gene encoding replication restart helicase PriA, whose amino-acid sequence is MTSLFEDEITLFADLILPVPVPRLFTYRVPRTMAEMIKVGARVIVQFGKNRVITAVVANIHSNPPAQYQAKYILELLDDEPIITTKQLELFNWVSEYYLCNIGEVLNVALPAGLKITSQSRIQHNPEFDYEELLTDQERFILDEIKKHATLSYEEVARLVNQTNITAVIKSLVGKRAIILFEEVKEKYKPKVVKKIRLTSAFVSEKSLVELTASLDKIPKQQDILMRYLSHVPVYNHADLNQKGLDKSIFSQDDGLSDSALQTLIKKGVFEQFDIIVSRFADIPLGPPAIVNLTESQQTAFKEIHEAFSEKEVVLLHGITGSGKTEVYIELIKQAMESGSQVLFLLPEIALTTQIVVRLRKVFGDAMGIYHSKFSDNERVEVWKGILDGKFQFVVGVRSAIFLPFDNLGLIIVDEEHETSYKQHDPAPRYHARDVAVIMAYMHKAKTLLGSATPSLESYYHARSGRYGLVEITQRFGNAALPTFVLIDTKKEKKQKTMKNEFSSVLLQHLESNLNNKEQTILFQNRRGYSPYMQCEECSWISECANCDVSLTYHMKARELRCHYCGHKEEVPRTCPACGSTRVKTIGYGTEKIEEELHLLLPAARVQRMDFDTTRAKNAYQQIIQEFEEGGTDILVGTQMVSKGLDFDNVSMVGIFDADRIIHFPEFRASERAFQMLTQVSGRAGRRADKPGKVLIQTANPAQKILERIIQNDYTGMYDAEIVEREQYHYPPFTRLIKITIKHIDEATSKRAAVALAEKLTANLGQSRVLGPEPPLVERVRNQFLFDILIKLEREKINFKAAKSFIQEKVIDILTDKTIKGVHVVIDVDCV
- a CDS encoding type II toxin-antitoxin system VapC family toxin, with protein sequence MNLLFDTNIILAVIRASDGYGIISFLNPENLPLYVSVVSEAEIKSIALQNNWGSKRRDLLDIFLDQVNIVDVSNFNVDIYTKIDAYSQIANPAFKTYLFATPRNMGKNDLWIASLAALLGLQLITTDSDFDQLNNVFFDVRKIDQKDLLPYFKSK
- a CDS encoding type II toxin-antitoxin system RelE/ParE family toxin, which encodes MKIKWNKSAIKQLLDIIQFIEENEFQEYAEKVEKEILNRIRSLPETFHYQSLDRYKIDNDGSFRAFEFERYRISFRVKTTEIRILHIRHTSRLPKRH
- a CDS encoding aminotransferase class IV; its protein translation is MSLPLCFETICVKNRQLVNLSYHEARLNKTRTELFGFTDSWNLAELISVPDNITDGYYKCRLAYSEKIDNIKWEPYNFRTITKIRPVYDDTIDYSFKYDDRTSLNNLYEKRGDAEEILIIKNGMVTDTLYCNVAFQKDGQWFTPDSPLLPGTQRAFLLDSGIIEEARISENDISDYSHIKLFNAMISWENTTVLEVEVIQ
- a CDS encoding aminodeoxychorismate synthase component I, with protein sequence MTNTKQNFSKCLNDWGKRKIPFVFLIDFLLEKPVAWRLDEVDSSETLFDFNGFTNYSENKRNGFLPDFHFTKNPISFDEYQAKFNHVVNNLKAGNSFLVNLSVPTQIETNLGLKDIFQYSKAPYRFWLKDQFVCFSPEIFIKIKEKKISSFPMKGTIDASFPDAENVILSNPKEAAEHATIVDLIRNDISMVADKVWLERYRYIEQIETNQKTLLQVSSEIAGILPDEFDGEFGNLLLKLLPAGSISGAPKPSTLKIIKDAEGYNRGYYTGVMGYFDGENFESAVMIRYIENQNGKLVFKSGGGITAKSDANSEYQELIDKVYLPFAHVPSIVL
- a CDS encoding YpdA family putative bacillithiol disulfide reductase; translation: MHIHDVIIIGGGPCGLAMAIEATKNGLDHLILEKGNITESIRNYPRRMRFFSTAENIEIGGIPFAISEVKANRNEALQYYRKVAGYYNLNFKLFVDVDRTEKQADGTFLVYANDGQIFQSKTVVLATGYFDVPRKLNVPGENLPHVSHYYDEPFKYSYTNVVLVGGSNSSVEAALELYRHDAHVTIVHKEADFRTKVKYWLVPDVKNRVKEGKIHTRFNSITKAIEPGRIQIENIETGELEWLPADFVFLLVGYLPDEHLLFRCGIVLDPQTKVPTFDPETFETNIPGLYLCGTVMAGVFTEKIFIENGRDHAAAIADHLMGREVRKVKELIDRI